In a genomic window of Gossypium arboreum isolate Shixiya-1 chromosome 7, ASM2569848v2, whole genome shotgun sequence:
- the LOC108480081 gene encoding calmodulin calcium-dependent NAD kinase — MHKDNHSEPTFTQIMVASSIGIIIAAALRFHLWKLRDEKIIPRLRSRDKGGGRIDKVERFPHYVARQMGFKDRRECPLLCKLSAEYIRKLEGCEDDIYTFFSNEPDVDSLFVKLVEEFERCILSYFAFHWCHADLMITQVLSTDAEPKRKLKQIFMAATREQRFERVTKNLKVARVFTTLVEEMKAMGLTSTDDSQCTEVMAPVAHSDRSPVLLLMGGGMGAGKSTVLKDILKEPFWAGAAGNAVVIEADAFKESDVIYRALSKRGHSDMVHTAELVHQSSTDAASSLLVTALNEGRDVIMDGTLSWIPFVLQTITMARCVHRRRYRMGAGYKKNPDGTITENYWEQIEEEDQVPEGGKRRKPYRIELVGVVCEAYLAVIRGIRRAIMCRRAVRVNSQLKSHKRFANAFPTYCQLVDNARLYSTNALEGPPKLIGWKEKDRTLLVDPDEIGCLKRIGRLNENADSIYELYRYPNPACQTGSIWKDIVLSPSRVNIQQELKYTIQKVERMANVVSHI; from the exons ATGCATAAAG ATAATCACAGCGAACCCACATTCACACAAATCATGGTTGCCTCTTCTATAGGCATCATCATTGCAGCAGCGTTGCGGTTTCATCTATGGAAACTAAGGGATGAAAAGATCATCCCACGCCTACGATCCAGAGACAAAGGCGGCGGCCGCATTGATAAGGTCGAACGCTTCCCTCACTACGtag CTAGGCAGATGGGATTTAAAGATAGAAGAGAATGCCCTTTGCTCTGCAAGTTATCCGCCGAATATATCAGGAAATTAGAAGGTTGTGAAGATGATATATATACATTCTTCTCCAATGAGCCGGATGTGGATTCTCTCTTTGTTAAGCTTGTGGAAGAGTTTGAGAGATGCATTCTTAGTTATTTTGCATTTCATTGGTGCCATGCAGATCTTATGATCACCCAG GTTTTAAGTACTGATGCTGAACCCAAGAGAAAGCTCAAGCAGATTTTCATGGCAGCAACTAG GGAGCAGAGATTTGAGAGGGTGACAAAAAATCTAAAGGTGGCTAGAGTTTTCACTACATTGGTGGAAGAAATGAAAGCAATGGGGCTTACATCAACAGATGATTCTCAATGTACAGAGGTGATGGCTCCAGTGGCTCACAGTGACAGAAGTCCAGTGCTGCTCCTCATGGGAGGTGGGATGGGAGCTGGGAAGAGCACTGTGCTTAAGGACATTCTCAAAGA ACCATTCTGGGCAGGAGCAGCAGGGAATGCAGTTGTGATTGAGGCAGATGCATTCAAAGAATCAGATGTTATCTACAGAGCCCTCAGCAAACGAGGTCATTCAGACATGGTCCATACAGCCGAATTA GTGCACCAATCATCTACAGATGCAGCATCGTCCCTTCTAGTGACAGCACTGAACGAAGGGCGGGATGTGATCATGGATGGAACACTGTCCTGGATACCATTTGTTTTACAGACAATAACTATGGCCAGATGTGTCCATCGCCGCCGGTATCGTATGGGTGCTGGTTACAAGAAAAACCCCGATGGGACCATAACTGAGAACTActgggaacaaatcgaagaagaaGATCAAGTTCCAGAAGGAGGCAAAAGGAGGAAGCCATACAGAATAGAGCTGGTTGGGGTTGtttgtgaagcttatttagcaGTTATTAGAGGCATAAG GAGAGCTATAATGTGTAGACGAGCCGTAAGAGTGAATTCACAATTGAAATCCCACAAGAGATTTGCAAATGCATTTCCAACATATTGCCAACTGGTTGACAACGCTAGGCTATATAGCACCAATGCCTTGGAAGGTCCACCTAAG TTGATAGGATGGAAAGAGAAAGACAGGACATTACTAGTGGATCCCGACGAGATCGGGTGTTTAAAGAGGATAGGCAGGCTGAACGAAAACGCGGATTCCATATACGAACTTTACAGGTATCCTAACCCCGCTTGTCAAACCGGTTCGATATGGAAAGACATTGTACTATCACCTTCAAGAGTAAATATCCAACAGGAACTGAAGTATACCATCCAGAAAGTTGAAAGAATGGCAAATGTAGTTTCCCACATATGA
- the LOC108480639 gene encoding uncharacterized protein LOC108480639, with the protein MANHELVIEQNQDLSLRQNQYVGMGHDANFVLGRNHDLLRSEQIPDVDMVIRLAHDHSQTCTNDVALLRDNLHDYEENGLDMDQINYPGAEEDRAGVEKHDDQFPAVVQDHELGFDGTELTPVKNQDISDNLNSDLQLNQEMSIEPVSYLFRQQEQMIVGSPMLQHRSLFLVENHELTVGKEFTDVHSCRRALRDAAIALRFEMQTIKSDKTRFTVKCASEGCPWRIHAAKLPGVPTFTIRTIHDQHTCGGITHLGHQQASVQWVADAVAESIKENPHYKPKEILEEIHRVHGITLSYKQAWRGKERIMASVRGSFEEDFRLLPQYCHMIRRTNPGSIARVYGDPVDNCFQCLFISYQASIYGFLNACRPLIGLDTTVLKSKYLGSMLFACGFDGDGAVFPLAFAVVDEENDDNWMWFLAELHYLLEINAENMPRLTILSDRQKGVVDAVEANFPTAFHGFCMHHLVDCFQKEFNSSVLTNLFWEAAYALTRTEFEKQLIDIQAISPEATTWIQNIPPHLWATSHFEGTRMGLLAANIAECLSAWIAEASSLPIIQMMECIRRQLMTCFNERRETSMQWTGNLVPPAERIVLEAYDRACTYQVFKANESEFEVRCPNDGAFVVDIRTRNCYCRGWELSGLPCAHAIAVLLSCRQNVHRFTESCFTVTSYQKAYSQTIHPVPDKALWKEMSEQSPNEGSKDVEVTIKPPRLLLPPARPKKRRARAENAGRAKRMVHCSRCNQTGHFRTTCTAPI; encoded by the coding sequence ATGGCAAACCATGAGTTGGTGATTGAGCAAAATCAAGATTTGTCACTACGGCAGAACCAATATGTCGGAATGGGGCATGATGCCAACTTTGTTCTTGGTCGTAATCATGATTTATTACGTTCAGAGCAGATCCCTGATGTTGATATGGTCATCCGGCTTGCTCATGATCACTCTCAGACATGCACAAATGATGTAGCTCTGTTACGTGATAATCTTCATGATTATGAAGAGAATGGATTAGATATGGATCAAATTAACTACCCTGGTGCGGAGGAAGACCGTGCTGGTGTTGAGAAACATGATGATCAATTCCCTGCTGTTGTTCAAGATCATGAATTGGGTTTTGATGGTACTGAATTGACTCCTGTGAAGAACCAGGATATTTCTGACAACTTAAATTCGGATTTGCAGCTAAATCAGGAAATGAGTATTGAACCTGTATCATACCTGTTTCGTCAACAAGAACAGATGATAGTCGGTTCTCCCATGCTTCAGCACCGCTCGTTATTTTTGGTGGAAAACCATGAATTGACTGTTGGAAAAGAGTTCACTGATGTCCACAGCTGTAGGAGGGCCCTGAGAGATGCAGCTATTGCTCTTCGCTTTGAGATGCAAACAATAAAGTCGGACAAGACTCGTTTTACAGTTAAATGCGCGAGTGAGGGATGCCCTTGGAGAATACATGCCGCAAAGCTCCCTGGTGTTCCTACTTTTACCATTAGGACCATCCATGATCAACATACTTGTGGAGGGATTACACATCTTGGTCATCAACAAGCCTCGGTTCAGTGGGTTGCAGATGCAGTAGCAGAAAGCATCAAGGAAAATCCTCATTATAAACCCAAGGAGATATTGGAAGAGATTCACCGTGTTCACGGAATAACGTTGTCATACAAGCAAGCTTGGAGGGGCAAGGAACGTATCATGGCCAGTGTGCGTGGCTCTTTTGAGGAAGATTTTCGCCTCCTCCCGCAATATTGTCATATGATCAGAAGAACAAATCCAGGAAGTATTGCTCGGGTTTATGGGGATCCTGTTGATAACTGTTTTCAATGCCTTTTCATCTCATATCAGGCATCCATCTATGGTTTTCTGAACGCGTGCCGACCTCTTATTGGACTTGATACAACTGTTTTGAAAAGCAAGTACCTGGGGAGCATGCTTTTTGCCTGTGGTTTTGATGGAGATGGTGCTGTATTCCCTCTTGCATTCGCGGTGGTTGACGAGGAAAATGATGACAATTGGATGTGGTTCCTAGCTGAGTTGCACTATCTGCTTGAGATCAATGCAGAGAACATGCCCAGGCTTACCATCTTGTCTGATAGACAAAAGGGTGTTGTAGATGCTGTGGAAGCAAACTTCCCAACAGCTTTTCATGGGTTCTGCATGCATCATCTCGTTGACTGTTTCCAGAAGGAGTTCAATAGTTCTGTGCTTACCAACCTTTTCTGGGAGGCTGCTTATGCGCTCACCAGAACTGAATTTGAAAAACAACTCATTGACATTCAAGCAATCTCACCAGAAGCTACTACCTGGATTCAAAATATTCCTCCTCATTTATGGGCCACATCACATTTCGAAGGGACAAGGATGGGACTCCTGGCGGCCAACATTGCAGAATGTTTAAGTGCTTGGATAGCAGAGGCCTCTAGCCTTCCAATAATCCAAATGATGGAGTGCATCCGTCGGCAACTGATGACTTGTTTCAATGAGCGTCGTGAGACAAGCATGCAGTGGACAGGCAATCTTGTTCCTCCTGCAGAAAGGATTGTATTGGAAGCCTATGATCGTGCATGCACTTACCAAGTGTTCAAAGCAAACGAATCTGAATTTGAGGTACGATGCCCCAATGATGGAGCATTCGTAGTAGATATCCGAACCCGAAACTGTTATTGTCGTGGGTGGGAGCTGAGTGGACTTCCCTGTGCTCATGCCATTGCGGTCCTCCTTtcttgtagacaaaatgtgcataGGTTTACAGAAAGTTGTTTCACAGTGACAAGTTACCAAAAGGCATACTCGCAGACAATACACCCTGTTCCTGATAAAGCCCTTTGGAAAGAGATGTCTGAACAATCCCCAAATGAAGGGTCTAAAGACGTTGAGGTCACTATAAAACCACCCAGATTGCTTCTGCCACCAGCAAGACCTAAAAAGAGACGAGCTCGTGCCGAGAATGCTGGTCGGGCAAAACGGATGGTGCATTGCAGTCGCTGTAATCAAACCGGACATTTCAGAACTACATGTACAGCACCTATATAG